Below is a genomic region from Methylobacterium sp. FF17.
CAGTCCGGCGGGGCCATCTCGAAGCCGGCGAAGTCGAAGGCGGGTGAGACCGTGCAGCCCACCAGGGTCCAGGCGCCCAGGCTGGTGGCGGTCTGCCAATGGCCGGCCGGGACGACGATCTGCGGCTGCTGTCCCCGCATCAGGTCGGGGCCGAGATAGGCCGCGCTCGCGTCGTGGCCGTTTGGACTGACGGTGAGAACCAGGGGCGCGCCCGCGTGCCAGTGCCAGATCTCGGCGGCATCCACCCGGTGCCATTCGGAGACCTCGCCGAGGTCGAGCAGGTAGTAGATCGCGCTGCCCACCGAGCGCCCGTCCACGGTCCGGGGATCGCGAAACGTCTCGCGGTAATGGCCGCCCTCCGGGTGCGGCGCCAGCCCCAGGCGCGCGATCACCTCGGCGGCACTCGGGCCCTGTCCCTGGAATCCGGCCCCCGCGAATCCGGCACTC
It encodes:
- a CDS encoding cupin domain-containing protein, coding for MSAGFAGAGFQGQGPSAAEVIARLGLAPHPEGGHYRETFRDPRTVDGRSVGSAIYYLLDLGEVSEWHRVDAAEIWHWHAGAPLVLTVSPNGHDASAAYLGPDLMRGQQPQIVVPAGHWQTATSLGAWTLVGCTVSPAFDFAGFEMAPPDWRPTPRV